In the Argonema galeatum A003/A1 genome, one interval contains:
- the argS gene encoding arginine--tRNA ligase → MNPTLKKLKTKFEQALIAAFGPDCAGVDLMLVSASNPKFGDYQSNSALSLSKQLGHPPRAIAEKIVQYFEITDICEPPVVAGPGFINFTLKPSYLEAQLNAIQADPRLGIAPTKSPQRVVVDFSSPNIAKEMHVGHLRSTIIGDCIARILEFEGHDVLRLNHVGDWGTQFGMLIAYLREVCPEALTTANAVDLGDLVSFYRKAKQRFDEDERFQETARQEVVKLQAGAEDSRRAWQLLCEQSRREFQAIYDMLDVQLIERGESFYNPLLPAVVENLDKQGLLVEDAGAKCVFLEGFTNKAGDPLPLIVQKSDGGYNYATTDLAALRYRIQQDGAARIIYVTDTGQTNHFAQFFQVARRAGWIPDNVELVHVPFGLVQGVDGKKLKTRSGETVRLRDLLDEAIAAAREDLEDRLKEEKREETEKFKANVAEILGISAVKYADLSQNRNSSYIFNSKKMVAREGNTATYLLYAYVRIQGISRKGDIDFEQLGTDAKILLQEEAELILAKHLLQLSELLGYVEEDLLPNRLCEYLYELSKKYNQFFEQCPVLWAEEPVRASRLILCDLTAKTLKLGLSLLGIQVLERM, encoded by the coding sequence ATGAATCCTACCCTTAAAAAACTCAAAACTAAATTTGAGCAGGCTTTAATTGCCGCCTTTGGCCCTGACTGTGCTGGAGTAGACCTAATGCTGGTGTCTGCTAGCAATCCTAAATTTGGCGATTATCAATCCAACAGCGCACTCTCCCTATCTAAGCAATTGGGCCATCCGCCGCGTGCGATCGCAGAAAAAATCGTTCAGTATTTTGAGATTACCGACATCTGCGAACCGCCAGTCGTAGCGGGGCCTGGTTTTATCAATTTCACCCTGAAACCGTCATACCTGGAAGCGCAACTGAATGCTATCCAAGCAGATCCTCGCTTGGGAATCGCACCGACGAAAAGTCCTCAACGGGTGGTTGTCGATTTTTCCAGCCCTAATATTGCCAAAGAAATGCACGTCGGGCATTTGCGATCGACTATCATCGGAGATTGTATTGCCAGAATTTTAGAATTCGAGGGTCACGATGTTCTGCGATTAAACCATGTGGGCGACTGGGGAACTCAGTTTGGAATGTTAATTGCCTACTTGAGAGAAGTTTGCCCAGAAGCTTTAACTACTGCTAATGCTGTAGATTTGGGCGATTTAGTTAGTTTTTACCGCAAAGCTAAACAGCGGTTTGATGAAGATGAGCGGTTCCAGGAAACTGCCCGTCAAGAAGTGGTAAAATTGCAAGCTGGTGCCGAAGATTCTCGTCGTGCATGGCAGCTGCTGTGCGAACAATCGCGGCGAGAATTTCAGGCGATCTACGATATGCTGGATGTGCAACTTATAGAAAGAGGGGAATCTTTTTATAACCCCTTATTGCCAGCAGTAGTGGAAAATTTAGACAAGCAAGGTTTATTAGTAGAAGATGCTGGGGCTAAGTGCGTTTTTCTAGAAGGATTTACTAACAAAGCGGGCGATCCTTTACCTTTAATAGTGCAAAAATCTGATGGCGGTTACAACTACGCCACAACAGATTTGGCAGCTTTGCGGTATCGGATTCAGCAAGATGGGGCTGCGCGTATTATCTACGTTACCGATACCGGACAGACAAATCACTTCGCTCAGTTTTTTCAGGTAGCCAGACGCGCTGGCTGGATTCCAGATAACGTTGAATTGGTTCACGTTCCCTTTGGTTTGGTGCAGGGGGTAGATGGCAAAAAGCTGAAAACCCGCTCTGGGGAAACTGTGCGGTTAAGAGATTTGCTTGATGAAGCGATCGCTGCTGCCCGTGAAGATCTTGAAGATAGACTAAAGGAAGAAAAGCGCGAGGAAACTGAGAAATTTAAGGCCAACGTTGCTGAGATACTTGGCATTAGTGCTGTTAAGTATGCCGATTTAAGCCAAAACCGTAACAGCAGCTATATTTTTAATTCCAAGAAGATGGTAGCCCGCGAGGGCAATACAGCAACTTACCTACTTTATGCCTATGTTCGGATTCAGGGTATTAGCCGCAAAGGTGATATTGATTTTGAACAACTGGGAACAGATGCTAAAATTCTGTTACAGGAAGAAGCAGAATTGATTCTGGCAAAGCACTTATTACAGCTAAGCGAGCTTCTCGGCTACGTTGAGGAAGATTTGCTACCCAATCGCCTTTGTGAGTATTTGTACGAACTCAGCAAGAAGTACAACCAGTTTTTTGAGCAATGCCCTGTACTATGGGCAGAAGAACCTGTGAGAGCATCTCGATTGATTCTCTGCGATTTAACTGCCAAAACTTTAAAACTTGGTTTATCTTTACTGGGTATTCAAGTTCTAGAGCGAATGTAA